A window of the Danio aesculapii chromosome 10, fDanAes4.1, whole genome shotgun sequence genome harbors these coding sequences:
- the si:dkey-175g6.2 gene encoding uncharacterized protein si:dkey-175g6.2, with protein MVMFCCCYPSSTSALLLVLLSLTPLPALAAPALQQRSSISSIDEALHLAKEDPGATEGDAWTHRKVDSLLQKPLGQELVSNMDSASALASVLLEALDHPVREKMAQGNSEEALLIEATRNQAVMEQDMEKSSESVHQGEENGGQEKPEDGSESENSVNTVKAVDGELQSQSDVASSLQRKARGYFQNIDLGLQDNEILPPLKGYKAYNQQLAQATKKLKWQEERTKSPSQLERNFMDDFDFVEEEEEEILTRKEEEARARAEQEEVRRQEAEAQEAREEEQRLADIASDMLLEYMGRKQKSSSYMRDMNEVALLNNVAEDKRSNEVEDSDDDDEMDPQTIDKLIEISSKLHLPADDVVEIISDVQEKKKKRKDLPPNNTPRFRPLVPLKAKPRPQAYQYPKSPKKSSYTVDPYKKWYKEKNKSKFNKQDYWFKPQKQFLAYPSFPYYQKPYRAYYPVYFPAPKPRFYTNPALSFDYNFGGSMGYGLKPPNRRYRDRPKTRDWKWAQAPQRPQSPYPQPDTVISNYILPHPRTYQALPMPKPRSPPSGRAPSYIYPPDYVYDEPESPQESDEELENFIEKIYYNRRLF; from the coding sequence ATGGTCATGTTCTGCTGTTGCTACCCCTCCAGCACCTCAGCTCTCCTGTTAGTCCTCCTCAGCCTCACCCCCTTGCCGGCCCTGGCTGCTCCTGCACTTCAGCAGAGATCTTCAATCAGCAGCATCGATGAGGCTCTCCACTTGGCAAAAGAGGACCCGGGGGCAACAGAAGGAGATGCTTGGACACACAGGAAAGTGGACAGCCTGCTCCAGAAACCCCTGGGACAGGAACTTGTTTCAAATATGGACTCTGCCAGTGCTCTAGCCTCAGTTCTACTTGAGGCGCTTGACCACCCAGTTAGAGAGAAGATGGCCCAGGGGAATTCTGAAGAAGCACTCCTGATAGAGGCGACAAGGAATCAGGCAGTGATGGAGCAGGACATGGAAAAATCATCAGAGTCAGTTCATCAAGGTGAGGAAAATGGGGGACAAGAAAAGCCAGAAGATGGAAGTGAGAGTGAGAACAGTGTGAATACGGTTAAAGCAGTGGATGGAGAACTGCAGAGTCAGTCTGACGTAGCCTCCTCCCTCCAACGCAAAGCCAGGGGTTATTTCCAAAATATTGACCTAGGACTGCAAGACAATGAGATCCTCCCACCTTTGAAAGGCTACAAAGCCTATAACCAGCAGCTGGCCCAGGCCACTAAGAAGCTGAAGTGGCAGGAGGAGCGAACAAAAAGCCCATCGCAGCTTGAAAGAAACTTTATGGATGATTTTGACTTTgtagaagaggaggaggaagagattCTGACCCGCAAGGAGGAAGAGGCACGGGCAAGGGCAGAGCAGGAGGAGGTAAGGCGGCAGGAGGCAGAAGCACAGGAGGCTCGTGAGGAGGAGCAGAGACTGGCAGACATCGCCTCTGATATGCTTCTGGAGTACATGGGCAGAAAGCAGAAATCCTCCTCCTACATGAGAGACATGAATGAGGTGGCTCTTCTGAACAACGTAGCAGAGGATAAACGCTCGAATGAGGTAGAggacagtgatgatgatgatgagatgGATCCCCAAACCATCGATAAGCTGATCGAGATCTCCAGCAAGCTGCACTTGCCTGCTGATGATGTGGTTGAAATAATCAGTGATGTtcaggagaagaagaaaaaaaggaaggATTTACCCCCGAACAACACCCCTCGTTTCCGTCCTCTAGTTCCCCTCAAAGCCAAGCCAAGGCCTCAGGCATATCAGTATCCCAAGTCACCTAAGAAATCCTCTTACACAGTCGATCCATATAAGAAATGGTACAAGGAGAAAAACAAAAGCAAGTTCAACAAACAGGACTACTGGTTTAAGCCGCAGAAGCAGTTTCTGGCCTATCCCTCGTTCCCCTATTATCAGAAGCCATATCGAGCCTACTACCCAGTCTACTTCCCGGCTCCTAAACCTCGGTTCTATACAAATCCTGCTCTGTCATTTGATTACAACTTTGGGGGCTCCATGGGGTACGGTCTGAAGCCTCCAAACCGCAGGTACAGAGACAGGCCCAAGACGAGGGACTGGAAGTGGGCGCAAGCCCCTCAGCGCCCCCAGAGCCCCTACCCACAACCTGACACTGTCATATCTAATTACATTCTCCCTCATCCCCGAACTTACCAGGCTCTCCCCATGCCAAAACCACGCTCTCCTCCGAGTGGGAGAGCACCTTCTTACATTTATCCACCAGACTATGTGTACGATGAGCCGGAGTCTCCACAGGAAAGTGACGAAGAACTGGAGAACTTCATTGAGAAGATTTATTACAACCGTAGGTTATTTTAG